The following proteins come from a genomic window of Deinococcus aquiradiocola:
- a CDS encoding ABC transporter substrate-binding protein → MKKLGFITTLLLIGGVASAATPKDTLVIQESADIPTLDPGVTYDTASGQFTENIYETLWTYKGSSLRAFDPLLASAIPTYTNSGKTLVVSLRKGVKFHSGNAFTCADAEYSFRRNLVTNSAESGNWFLSESLLGTSSNAKDDPSVTFAKITAAVKCNAQGQLVFTLPQADPAFLAKLAFTGQSIVDMKWAVQQGEWNGTEATWKDWVGKDLTGGALDKKPSGTGAYQLVNRDANSILLKAFPSYWGAKPSIKNIIWQKVPEQATRYQAFLRGDADLIETGARANVQEQLVGKPGVAFIDNLPNTVATAFFMNENIKDSALLGSGKLDGKGVPANFFSDVNVRRAFSYSFDYAGYIKDVQQGKGKQRTMLLPDTFPGYVKSVKTYSYNPAQATAYFKRAFGGNVWKNGFSLNVNYRAGAVAAQTAMEILKKNVEALNPKFKININAKQWSQMLTDSKNGKEAMVILGWAPDYADPDNFMYTFYSSNGYYYPRSNWKDASVDKWLDQARTTVDPIARTKLYAQVAQRAYDQAPYMLVPAGIAFTILRDNIKGVSAATYNPMRSDATTGVLWKTLSKN, encoded by the coding sequence ATGAAGAAACTCGGATTCATCACCACTCTGCTGTTGATCGGAGGCGTCGCCAGCGCCGCCACCCCCAAGGACACCCTGGTCATCCAGGAGTCGGCCGACATCCCCACCCTCGACCCCGGCGTCACCTACGACACCGCGTCGGGCCAGTTCACCGAGAACATCTACGAGACCCTCTGGACCTACAAGGGCTCCAGCCTCCGTGCCTTCGACCCCCTGCTCGCCAGCGCCATCCCCACCTACACCAACAGCGGCAAGACCCTGGTCGTCAGCCTCCGCAAGGGCGTCAAGTTCCACAGCGGCAACGCCTTCACCTGCGCCGACGCCGAGTACAGCTTCCGCCGCAACCTCGTGACCAACAGCGCCGAGTCCGGCAACTGGTTCCTCTCCGAGTCGCTCCTCGGCACGAGCAGCAACGCCAAGGACGACCCCAGCGTCACCTTCGCCAAGATCACGGCGGCCGTGAAGTGCAACGCCCAGGGCCAGCTCGTCTTCACGCTCCCCCAGGCCGACCCCGCCTTCCTCGCCAAGCTCGCCTTCACCGGCCAGAGCATCGTGGACATGAAGTGGGCCGTGCAGCAGGGCGAGTGGAACGGCACCGAAGCCACCTGGAAGGACTGGGTCGGCAAGGACCTGACCGGCGGCGCCCTCGACAAGAAGCCCAGCGGCACCGGCGCGTACCAGCTCGTGAACCGCGACGCCAACAGCATCCTGCTGAAGGCCTTCCCCAGCTACTGGGGCGCCAAGCCCAGCATCAAGAACATCATCTGGCAGAAGGTGCCCGAGCAGGCCACCCGCTACCAGGCCTTCCTGCGCGGCGACGCCGACCTGATCGAGACGGGCGCGCGCGCCAACGTCCAGGAGCAGCTCGTCGGCAAGCCCGGCGTGGCCTTCATCGACAACCTCCCCAACACCGTCGCCACCGCGTTCTTCATGAACGAGAACATCAAGGACTCCGCCCTGCTCGGCAGCGGCAAGCTGGACGGCAAGGGCGTCCCCGCCAACTTCTTCAGTGACGTGAACGTCCGCCGCGCCTTCAGCTACTCCTTCGACTACGCCGGCTACATCAAGGACGTGCAGCAGGGCAAGGGCAAGCAGCGCACCATGCTCCTCCCCGACACCTTCCCCGGCTACGTCAAGAGCGTCAAGACGTACAGCTACAACCCCGCCCAGGCCACCGCGTACTTCAAGCGCGCCTTCGGCGGCAACGTCTGGAAGAACGGCTTCAGCCTGAACGTCAACTACCGCGCGGGCGCCGTCGCTGCCCAGACCGCGATGGAGATCCTCAAGAAGAACGTCGAGGCGCTGAACCCCAAGTTCAAGATCAACATCAACGCCAAGCAGTGGTCGCAGATGCTCACCGACTCCAAGAACGGCAAGGAAGCCATGGTGATCCTCGGCTGGGCGCCCGACTACGCCGACCCGGACAACTTCATGTACACCTTCTACAGCAGCAACGGGTACTACTACCCCCGCAGCAACTGGAAGGACGCCAGCGTCGACAAGTGGCTCGACCAGGCCCGCACGACGGTCGATCCGATCGCCCGCACCAAGCTGTACGCCCAGGTCGCGCAGCGCGCCTACGACCAGGCGCCCTACATGCTCGTTCCCGCCGGCATCGCCTTCACGATCCTGCGTGACAACATCAAGGGCGTCAGCGCCGCCACCTACAACCCCATGCGTTCCGACGCCACCACCGGCGTGCTCTGGAAGACGCTCAGCAAGAACTGA
- a CDS encoding beta strand repeat-containing protein, with product MREHNDRPGHSWLRRWQRTVTTLGVLLTTLGAATLGTAQAGSACTTVYGTRVSGGTYTSVYYDPYANTYNTLGNTPTTAPNAAALDPATGRMYYVDQTSNALYYYDPATKAFSASLGTVPAPAPGNTAPALVGTNTSPRIIGATFAANGNLYVLYSSLNAGRTYVGQINAASGALIGTYNELKSNGNAVVSPTTNGDIATNGTTDYAVVEPNAIPTIYAVNLGTGVLSSPVQLKLGGATLTNTTTTVNGLAYNPVTRQYYVNLSSSTITANNGLFLLDIGTGTLTDPNSGATFSGITDLASCGVVPDVPTLAKSFTPATVTSAPANTTLTLTFGNTNTAPYYLTKDLTDTFPATPGQMVVASTPALAGTCLAASGSTQGNAALVTTAAADKQLTVKAGLVIPVGGCTVTVAVTAPALGAYTNTIASGAVQTTAGNTLVAANAVLTVQATPALSIVKTHAPATLAAAGQGTYTLTVTNAAAASGTTRLSTSGTVTVTDTLPATLGIAPVSGFQVVSNGVTWTCSYVDELTSTYKTSGQTVTCTTTGAIAPSVSTAISFAVTVLPDATGTISNTASVSGGGDPYNGGAVPTSATCDATHCSTDTAPVTALPTPPTTCSTGTTTNLLSTPNTTAFYNQDTGTVSTPVPLVTNAAAYRQGVGTASAYIVDMDWWFNNGTPNPSNASTLSLYVNGTEYARLTGNAGLGGAAQITALNGAAVSATWVNRGYYQGVYPKVESYVTLPTSVAGVSSAELRFTGGTSGTSDDIGFNVRAINACVKPVAQVSAVKTVQNISTGGAVGSNSSGKPGEILEYCIVTTNTGTLNTTKLAFSDTVPGNTSARSAAYGTNQDIKLILPSGTTYATFAADTDAGQLGGGAIAVNLPTLVLTPGQTFTVCFRATIG from the coding sequence GTGAGAGAACACAACGACAGGCCCGGCCACTCCTGGCTGAGGCGTTGGCAACGCACCGTCACCACGCTCGGGGTCCTGCTGACCACGCTGGGCGCCGCCACACTCGGCACCGCCCAGGCGGGCAGCGCCTGCACCACCGTGTACGGCACGCGTGTCTCCGGCGGCACGTACACCTCCGTGTACTACGACCCGTACGCGAACACCTACAACACCCTCGGGAACACGCCCACCACCGCCCCCAACGCGGCCGCGCTCGACCCGGCCACGGGACGCATGTACTACGTGGACCAGACCAGCAACGCTCTGTACTACTACGACCCCGCCACCAAGGCCTTCAGTGCCAGCCTCGGCACCGTGCCCGCCCCCGCGCCCGGCAACACCGCTCCGGCCCTGGTGGGCACCAACACCTCGCCGCGCATCATCGGCGCGACCTTCGCCGCGAACGGCAATCTGTACGTGCTGTACAGCTCCCTGAACGCTGGTCGCACCTACGTCGGTCAGATCAATGCCGCCAGCGGCGCGCTCATCGGCACGTACAACGAACTGAAGTCCAACGGCAACGCCGTCGTGTCCCCCACCACCAACGGCGACATCGCCACCAACGGCACCACCGACTACGCCGTGGTGGAACCGAACGCCATCCCCACCATCTACGCCGTGAACCTCGGGACGGGCGTACTCAGCAGCCCCGTGCAGCTGAAGCTCGGCGGCGCGACCCTCACCAACACCACCACCACCGTCAACGGCCTCGCCTACAACCCCGTCACGCGGCAGTACTACGTGAACCTGAGCAGCAGCACCATCACCGCCAACAACGGCCTGTTCCTGCTGGACATCGGCACCGGCACCCTCACCGACCCGAACAGCGGCGCGACCTTCAGCGGCATCACCGACCTCGCGAGCTGCGGCGTCGTGCCGGACGTGCCCACGCTCGCCAAGAGCTTCACGCCCGCCACCGTCACCTCCGCGCCCGCCAACACCACCCTCACCCTCACGTTCGGGAACACCAACACCGCGCCGTACTACCTGACCAAGGACCTGACGGACACCTTCCCCGCCACGCCCGGCCAGATGGTCGTCGCGTCCACGCCCGCCCTTGCCGGCACCTGCCTCGCAGCGAGCGGCAGCACCCAGGGCAACGCCGCGCTCGTCACGACCGCCGCGGCCGACAAGCAGCTCACCGTCAAGGCGGGCCTCGTGATCCCGGTGGGCGGCTGCACCGTCACGGTGGCCGTCACGGCCCCCGCGCTCGGCGCGTACACCAACACCATCGCCTCGGGTGCCGTGCAGACCACCGCCGGGAACACCCTGGTCGCCGCGAACGCCGTCCTGACGGTGCAGGCCACCCCGGCCCTCAGCATCGTCAAGACCCACGCGCCCGCCACCCTCGCCGCCGCCGGGCAGGGCACGTACACCCTGACCGTCACGAACGCCGCCGCCGCGAGCGGCACCACCCGACTCAGCACCAGCGGCACCGTCACCGTCACCGACACGCTGCCCGCCACGCTCGGCATCGCGCCCGTCTCCGGCTTCCAGGTCGTGTCGAATGGCGTCACATGGACCTGCAGCTACGTCGACGAACTCACCAGCACCTACAAGACGAGCGGGCAGACCGTCACCTGCACCACCACCGGCGCCATCGCCCCGAGCGTCAGCACCGCCATCAGCTTCGCCGTGACGGTCCTGCCCGACGCGACCGGCACCATCAGCAACACCGCGTCCGTCAGCGGCGGCGGCGACCCCTACAACGGCGGCGCCGTCCCCACCAGCGCCACCTGCGACGCCACCCACTGCAGCACCGACACCGCCCCCGTCACGGCCCTCCCCACCCCGCCCACCACCTGCAGCACCGGCACCACCACCAATCTGCTCTCCACGCCCAACACCACCGCCTTCTACAACCAGGACACCGGCACGGTCTCCACCCCCGTCCCGCTCGTCACCAACGCCGCCGCGTACCGGCAGGGCGTCGGGACAGCCAGCGCGTACATCGTGGACATGGACTGGTGGTTCAACAACGGCACCCCCAACCCCTCCAACGCCTCCACCCTGTCCCTGTACGTGAACGGCACCGAGTACGCCCGCCTCACCGGCAACGCCGGGCTGGGCGGCGCCGCGCAGATCACCGCCCTGAACGGCGCGGCCGTCTCGGCCACCTGGGTGAACCGCGGCTACTACCAGGGCGTGTACCCCAAGGTCGAGAGCTACGTGACGCTGCCCACCAGCGTCGCCGGGGTGAGCAGCGCCGAACTGCGCTTCACGGGCGGCACGAGCGGCACCTCCGACGACATCGGCTTCAACGTGCGCGCCATCAACGCCTGCGTGAAGCCCGTCGCGCAGGTCAGCGCCGTCAAGACCGTGCAGAACATCTCCACCGGCGGCGCGGTCGGCAGCAACAGCAGCGGCAAACCCGGCGAGATCCTCGAATACTGCATCGTGACCACCAACACCGGCACCCTCAACACCACCAAGCTCGCCTTCAGCGACACCGTGCCCGGCAACACCAGCGCCAGGAGTGCCGCGTACGGCACCAACCAGGACATCAAGCTGATCCTGCCGTCCGGCACGACGTACGCGACCTTCGCGGCCGACACGGACGCCGGACAGCTGGGCGGCGGCGCCATCGCCGTGAACCTGCCCACCCTGGTCCTGACGCCCGGGCAGACCTTCACCGTCTGCTTCCGCGCCACCATCGGCTGA
- a CDS encoding S41 family peptidase — translation MTRPHKKLVALAAMSALTLSATSCTLAAGSIQTRGGVSGTTAPSGRSPAQRLFNQVNALLSSQYGGLSTVDRVKLARDYQLKLDAACQKDGADCARDAAYPVLEAEIDALGDEHSFFERPDEYQSFVAEATGGTRLQFGVRLAKLDGESRVVTSVIPGSAAADADLRRGDVLRTLGSQPYTYDALKKAKEAGTPTVLGVQRGQAQISVTLTSRESTTRDLPRMTRVGTVDVIAIPTFLAGGGVADRVHELVAQANRDQATGIVVDLRGNTGGNLFECDEAASAFVPNFSRLSRSESGDTRTVVSMGTRLEDGQRRDAVQMPAFWTGPLAVVVDQASASCSEFFAFEVQYARRGPIVGEATAGVGNTATQVFPLGDAALQLTVINYVKPDGTPYPTQVKPDVPGKDDISRLAQGEDVLLNAALTALRDAPQAASPGALQPLAPDSTRNK, via the coding sequence ATGACGCGTCCCCACAAGAAGCTGGTTGCGCTGGCGGCCATGTCGGCCCTGACCCTTTCGGCCACCTCCTGCACGCTGGCCGCGGGCAGCATTCAGACGCGCGGGGGCGTGTCCGGCACCACCGCCCCCTCCGGACGCTCGCCCGCCCAGCGGCTCTTCAATCAGGTGAATGCCCTTTTGAGCAGCCAGTACGGCGGGCTGAGCACCGTGGACCGCGTCAAGCTCGCCCGCGATTACCAGTTGAAGCTCGACGCGGCCTGCCAGAAGGACGGCGCGGACTGCGCGCGTGACGCTGCGTACCCGGTCCTGGAGGCCGAGATCGACGCGCTCGGCGACGAGCACAGCTTCTTCGAGCGGCCCGACGAGTACCAGAGCTTCGTGGCCGAAGCGACCGGCGGCACCCGCCTGCAGTTCGGGGTGCGGCTCGCGAAACTCGACGGCGAGTCGCGCGTCGTCACGTCCGTCATTCCCGGCAGTGCAGCGGCCGACGCGGACCTGCGGCGCGGCGACGTGCTCCGCACCCTGGGCAGTCAGCCGTACACCTACGACGCCCTCAAGAAGGCCAAGGAGGCGGGCACGCCCACCGTGCTCGGCGTGCAGCGCGGCCAGGCGCAGATCAGCGTGACGCTCACCTCGCGCGAGAGCACCACGCGCGACCTGCCCCGCATGACGCGCGTGGGCACGGTGGACGTGATCGCCATCCCGACCTTCCTGGCGGGCGGCGGCGTCGCGGACCGCGTACACGAACTCGTGGCGCAGGCGAACCGGGATCAGGCGACCGGTATCGTGGTGGACCTGCGCGGCAACACGGGCGGCAACCTCTTCGAGTGTGACGAGGCCGCCAGTGCCTTCGTCCCGAACTTCTCGCGGCTCAGCCGCAGCGAGAGCGGCGACACGCGCACCGTGGTCAGCATGGGCACGCGCCTGGAGGACGGGCAGCGGCGCGACGCCGTGCAGATGCCCGCCTTCTGGACGGGTCCGCTGGCGGTGGTGGTGGATCAGGCGAGCGCGTCGTGCAGCGAGTTCTTCGCCTTCGAGGTGCAGTACGCGCGGCGCGGCCCGATCGTGGGCGAGGCGACGGCCGGGGTCGGCAACACCGCCACGCAGGTCTTTCCGCTCGGGGACGCGGCGCTGCAGCTCACGGTCATCAACTACGTGAAGCCGGACGGTACGCCCTACCCGACGCAGGTGAAGCCGGACGTGCCCGGCAAGGACGACATCTCCAGGCTCGCGCAGGGCGAGGACGTCCTGCTGAACGCGGCCCTCACGGCCCTGCGGGACGCGCCTCAGGCCGCGAGTCCCGGCGCGCTGCAGCCGCTCGCGCCTGACAGTACCCGCAACAAGTAA
- a CDS encoding D-alanine--D-alanine ligase family protein, translating to MKKRILLLAGGQSGEHEVSLMSARSVLSALPADKFDVTPLVVSRQGRWLPPSDTGRALELGRADHGGENLLKQAAHVQGYDLVFPLLHGPNGEDGTVQGLLTLAGIPYVGSGVLGSAASMDKVMTKQVLASAGIPQVDYRLATRRQWREHPDSVRDLAAELGLPLFVKPANMGSSVGISKVRSEMELDAALDLAFSMDRRVILEAMTPGKPRELEVGILGNDAPIASPVGELRFSADFYDYQTKYTEGHAEMCIPADVPADLAEQVRSLALRAFLALDCAGLARIDFFYVNGRGDAPGQLYLNEVNTMPGFTTTSMYPKLWEAAGWSYADLVTRLVELALEER from the coding sequence GTGAAGAAACGCATTCTGCTGCTCGCCGGAGGGCAGTCCGGAGAACACGAAGTCAGCCTGATGAGCGCCAGAAGCGTCCTGTCGGCCCTGCCCGCCGACAAGTTCGACGTCACCCCCCTCGTCGTGAGCCGCCAGGGCCGCTGGCTTCCCCCCTCCGACACCGGCCGCGCCCTCGAACTCGGCCGCGCCGACCACGGCGGCGAGAACCTCCTCAAACAGGCCGCGCACGTCCAGGGCTACGACCTCGTGTTCCCGCTCCTGCACGGCCCCAACGGCGAAGACGGCACCGTGCAGGGCCTCCTCACGCTCGCGGGCATCCCCTACGTCGGCTCCGGCGTGCTCGGCAGCGCCGCCAGCATGGACAAGGTCATGACCAAGCAGGTGCTCGCCAGCGCGGGCATCCCACAGGTCGACTACCGCCTCGCCACGCGCCGTCAGTGGCGCGAGCATCCCGACAGCGTCCGCGACCTCGCCGCCGAACTCGGCCTGCCGCTCTTCGTGAAGCCCGCCAACATGGGCTCCAGCGTCGGCATCAGCAAGGTCCGCAGCGAGATGGAACTCGACGCCGCCCTCGACCTCGCCTTCAGCATGGACCGCCGCGTGATCCTGGAAGCCATGACGCCCGGCAAACCCCGCGAACTGGAGGTCGGCATCCTCGGCAACGACGCCCCCATCGCGTCCCCGGTCGGCGAACTGCGCTTCAGCGCCGACTTCTACGACTACCAGACCAAGTACACCGAAGGGCACGCCGAGATGTGCATCCCCGCCGACGTGCCCGCCGACCTCGCCGAACAGGTCCGCAGCCTCGCCCTGCGCGCCTTCCTGGCCCTGGACTGCGCCGGACTCGCCCGCATCGACTTCTTCTACGTGAACGGCAGGGGCGACGCGCCCGGCCAGCTGTACCTCAACGAGGTCAACACCATGCCCGGCTTCACCACCACCAGCATGTACCCCAAGCTGTGGGAAGCGGCCGGCTGGAGTTACGCCGACCTCGTCACGCGCCTCGTGGAACTCGCCCTCGAAGAACGCTGA
- a CDS encoding ABC transporter permease, whose product MTAIPTPTPARRSRFQEFWVSRPVVKLKRNKLAVAGLIITLLFLLTAVFAPLIAKPGGNCLRDLNMTSPNQIYNPLGSAFWKGIFVPPQSCYQTQRDSFSPVPVAPSKDAYFGTSNGYDIFYGLVIVGITVLVGIVVGAVSGYYGGWIDNLIQRFIDIIFSFPGLILSVVLITILGRNIGTIILSFCVTGWAGYARLIRGEVLRTRKLEYVDGARSLGANDWRMISKHVIPNSITPLLTSAILDLGTIPLSIAALSFLGIGLPDGYTDWGQIMNYARNWLDGPYWYVTVFPAVFIILFSLGWNLFGDAVRDAFDPRTR is encoded by the coding sequence ATGACCGCCATCCCCACCCCCACCCCCGCCCGCCGCAGCCGCTTCCAGGAATTCTGGGTGTCCCGCCCGGTCGTCAAGCTCAAGCGCAACAAGCTCGCCGTGGCGGGCCTGATCATCACGCTGCTGTTCCTGCTGACGGCCGTGTTCGCGCCGCTCATCGCCAAGCCGGGCGGCAACTGCCTGCGCGACCTGAACATGACGAGCCCCAACCAGATCTACAACCCGCTGGGCAGCGCCTTCTGGAAGGGCATCTTCGTGCCCCCGCAGAGCTGCTACCAGACGCAGCGCGACAGCTTCTCGCCCGTGCCCGTCGCGCCCAGCAAGGACGCGTACTTCGGGACCAGCAACGGCTACGACATCTTCTACGGCCTGGTCATCGTGGGCATCACGGTGCTGGTCGGCATCGTGGTCGGCGCGGTCAGCGGCTACTACGGCGGCTGGATCGACAACCTCATCCAGCGGTTCATCGACATCATCTTCTCGTTCCCCGGCCTGATCCTGTCGGTCGTGCTCATCACGATCCTGGGCCGCAACATCGGCACCATCATCCTGTCGTTCTGCGTGACCGGCTGGGCCGGTTACGCCCGCCTCATCCGCGGCGAGGTGCTGCGCACCCGCAAGCTGGAGTACGTGGACGGCGCGCGCAGCCTCGGCGCGAACGACTGGCGCATGATCAGCAAGCACGTCATCCCCAACAGCATCACGCCGCTCCTCACGAGCGCCATCCTCGACCTGGGCACCATTCCGCTCAGCATCGCCGCGCTGTCGTTCCTGGGGATCGGCCTGCCGGACGGCTACACCGACTGGGGCCAGATCATGAACTACGCCCGCAACTGGCTGGACGGGCCGTACTGGTACGTCACGGTGTTCCCGGCGGTGTTCATCATCCTGTTCTCGCTCGGCTGGAACCTGTTCGGCGACGCGGTCCGCGACGCCTTCGACCCGCGCACCCGCTGA
- a CDS encoding ABC transporter permease produces the protein MLTFILRRLIQIPVVMVVLSIMIVGLTQLLSPEQRASGYIRSEQQAAQIDKIIRDHGFDQPFPVQYGRWVSSVAQGDLGFSKTSSKPVLETIGERLPATLELAILAAIPIILIGVWLGTLSALHKDRLLDQIMRVFTVLGYSLPTFVLGILMLKFFYGTLGWAPGPGQLDTINQFTVLDPDFKRYTGMLSVDGLLNGKPAITIDVLRHLALPVATLTIVSSASIIKIMRAQMLEALSSDYVRTARSKGLPEGRVTGKHARRNALLPVVTLAGFTIIGLLGGSIITETIFAYPGIGQWAGSAAGNFDVPAVLGFSLVTAMIVVLVSTLTDVLYGVVDPRVRFD, from the coding sequence ATGTTGACCTTTATCCTTCGTCGTCTGATTCAGATCCCGGTCGTCATGGTGGTGCTGTCCATCATGATCGTCGGACTGACGCAGCTGCTCAGCCCCGAGCAGCGCGCTTCAGGCTATATCCGCAGCGAACAGCAGGCCGCACAGATCGACAAGATCATCCGTGACCACGGCTTCGACCAACCCTTCCCGGTGCAGTACGGCCGCTGGGTGAGCAGCGTCGCGCAGGGCGACCTGGGCTTCTCCAAGACCAGCAGCAAACCGGTGCTGGAAACCATCGGGGAACGCCTGCCCGCCACGCTTGAACTCGCGATCCTGGCCGCCATCCCGATCATCCTGATCGGCGTGTGGCTCGGCACGCTCTCGGCGCTGCACAAGGACCGCCTGCTGGACCAGATCATGCGGGTGTTCACGGTGCTGGGCTACAGCCTGCCCACCTTCGTGCTCGGCATCCTGATGCTGAAGTTCTTCTACGGCACGCTCGGCTGGGCGCCCGGGCCGGGGCAGCTCGACACCATCAACCAGTTCACGGTGCTCGACCCGGACTTCAAGCGTTACACCGGCATGCTCAGCGTGGACGGCCTGCTGAACGGCAAGCCCGCCATCACGATCGACGTGCTGCGCCACCTCGCGCTGCCCGTCGCGACCCTCACCATCGTGTCGAGCGCCAGCATCATCAAGATCATGCGCGCCCAGATGCTCGAAGCGCTCAGCAGCGACTACGTCCGTACCGCGCGCAGCAAGGGCCTCCCCGAGGGCCGCGTGACCGGCAAGCACGCGCGCCGCAACGCGCTGCTGCCCGTGGTGACGCTCGCGGGCTTCACGATCATCGGCCTGCTCGGCGGCAGCATCATCACCGAGACCATCTTCGCGTACCCCGGGATCGGCCAGTGGGCCGGTTCAGCCGCCGGGAACTTCGACGTGCCCGCCGTGCTGGGCTTCAGCCTGGTCACCGCCATGATCGTGGTGCTCGTCAGCACCCTGACGGACGTACTGTACGGTGTGGTGGACCCCCGCGTGAGGTTCGACTGA
- the cmk gene encoding (d)CMP kinase, with translation MIVTIDGVAASGKSSVASGVARALHVPYLSSGLLYRAATWAALQHGLPLDTPEAEGPLLDLLHAQTQAGTPLDLRPLPEGNQVWQAGRDISEALHTAEVDAHVSAAAVLPGLREWVNAQLRALTPPFLAEGRDMGSTVFPHADHKFYLHASARVRAERRVKERAQDVDSVEAALKLRDERDVRQSAPAPDAIHIDTGSGTLPEIIAQVLAHLPAPSAT, from the coding sequence GTGATCGTGACCATTGACGGCGTGGCGGCCAGCGGAAAATCCAGTGTGGCGTCCGGCGTGGCCCGCGCCCTGCACGTCCCCTACCTCAGCAGCGGCCTGCTGTACCGCGCGGCCACCTGGGCGGCCCTGCAGCACGGCCTGCCGCTGGACACCCCGGAGGCCGAGGGGCCACTGCTGGACCTGCTGCACGCACAGACCCAGGCTGGGACGCCGCTGGACCTGCGCCCCCTCCCGGAAGGCAATCAGGTATGGCAGGCCGGACGGGACATCAGCGAGGCGCTGCACACGGCGGAAGTGGACGCGCACGTGAGCGCGGCGGCCGTCCTACCGGGCCTGCGCGAGTGGGTGAACGCGCAGTTGCGCGCCCTGACGCCGCCCTTCCTGGCGGAGGGGCGCGACATGGGCAGCACCGTCTTCCCGCACGCGGACCACAAGTTCTACCTGCACGCGAGTGCCCGCGTGCGAGCGGAACGGCGCGTGAAGGAACGCGCGCAGGACGTGGACAGCGTGGAGGCGGCCCTGAAACTGCGGGACGAGCGGGACGTGCGGCAGTCCGCGCCTGCCCCGGACGCCATTCACATCGACACGGGGAGCGGGACGCTGCCGGAAATCATCGCGCAGGTCCTCGCCCACCTGCCCGCACCGTCCGCCACCTGA